TTTGAAATAATTCCTCTGATGATTCCTTCGGCCATATTTCCACCACCGATAAATGTAATCTTTTTATTTAACATATTTTATTCCTCCTGTTTTATTTGAAATTTTTTAAAACATCAAAATACTCTTTGCCAAATAGCAATATGTATTTTTCTACTACTTGACTAATAATTAGAATACCACCTTCGCCGAGTTTATCTTTTAATGTTTTACTCATTGAATATAGCAAATGAGCAGTGTGAAAGTTGAAATCTCTAGTGCAGGTACTACCCAGTTCAGTTCTCTTTTGAGCAAGTTTTATCGTATCCTCTTCATGCATTGGATTTTCCCAGTGAAATTCACAATGATCTGCTCCAAAGCTTAGATTACTAGTAGCTTTCATATGAAAATTTTTATTGAAACCATTAAAAACAGCATCATCTATATTTATGCAGTAATATTTTCCATAATCCAAAAGATTATATTTTTTCCATGATGAGCACCATTCACATTTCGTCACAGCACTTACAAGTTCCGGTTCTGTTTTGAGAATAGCAAATTCCATTGTATTTTTTTCTGGAGCCCATTCACTGTAAGCTTGACTATTTATAAAATCTAATGCATCTCCATTTGCAATTGCTCTTTTAGCCATCCTTTTTCCTCGCTCATGCCCATAATTTTCAATTCCAACATAGATCGCCTCTTTGCCTTTTTCACCAAAACGCTCTATAGTATATTTTGCGAAGAGTGCAACTAATACTGCATGATGTTCAATTGTACAATGAACTATTTCAACTTTACCCATTTTAATATCCAACATCCTTTCAATAATTTATCAATTTACTCAACAAACCTTAATTATAAATCTTTTTCTATTAAATACTATGATTTACTTCATTCTTTTTTAATCCTTTAGTCTTCTCTCTTAATTCTTTATAAATCATAAATCCTGCAAAAACAATAGCTGAATATCCTGCCAAAGGATATAAAATATTCAACAATTTATCAAAAGGAAGTACTCCTCCAAAGAACATACTGATTACAGTTAGTACTGTTGCAATGATGTTAAACTTTTTAGTTTTGTCAGTAGCAAATTTTCTAACAACCATTAATAGAAATGAAGCCACTGCTGAATAAATACTTAGCACTATTAACACTGAAAAAATTAATCCTAATATAGGAGATATGTGATTAGCAATTGCTAATGTTGGAACTTGCGTACCTATAATTAATTTATAATAAACAAGTTCACCTATTATAAGTGCAATAATTGCAATAGTAAAAGCAACAGTTCCAACAACAGCTGCCGTTCTTGCTTCTTTTAAACTTCCTGCAGATGCTCCACAACTAACCTGAAATGGTATACTAACCATAAGAGCAAGAAAGGCATATAGTGCTCCTGACCATGCCCAATTAGAAGAGGCGGATTTAAACCCTAATGTTGGCATAAGTCTGCCTGCTTCTGACAATATAGTCGGCTTCCCAAAAATAGTTATAATACCACAAATACCTATTATTGCCACAAATAAAATTTTAATAGGGCCTATAACACCTATTATGTCGATGAATTTTTCTACCCCTAACAATATTGTTCCCAATGCAAGAAGAGCTATAGCGCCAGTACCTATATATGTTGGTATTCCATAATATTGATGAATTGTTGCTCCTCCACCAGCAAGCATAACTACAGATATAGCATACACCAATACAACACTGTACCATACATAAACTTTACCTAGGGCTTTTCCACAATAATACTCAAAAACATCATATGGATTATCAAATTTCTTTTTTTGACCTATTCCATATAAAATGTACGTTAAGGGTATCATTAAAGCCACAAAAATTAACGCAGCTATAATCCCCTTTGTCCCACTTGCTGCAAAAAATTGCAAGACCTCCTGTCCTGTTGCAAATCCAGATCCAATCCAATATGCACACAATGCGCCTGCAAGAAGTACTACTTTTTTTACACTAGTTAATTGTTTTTCCACCTTCACCACTCCTCTTTCCTAATTTAGATATTTATAATATTGTCTTTTATAAATTACTATAAAAAAACATGTAGTTGCTGAAACTTCATCGGGTCAATCTCTTACTATCTCTAGATAATAATAGATAATTTTAAAATATTAAATTGTTTTAGATTCATTATATTTACTGAATCTAATAAATACATACTATTCCTATTATATTACTATGTATTGTTTTAATATGCAATGTAATAATATGGAGCAAGTATTTTTCTTTTCACTCTATTTGTTTTGTTTAACCAAAATAAAAGACATACAATATAATAGGCTGTTATATATATTTTTTTAATTGATTGTTTTTTTATACAAATGAATTCATAAAAAATAAAACTTGCATTTTACACAAGCTAGTACTACAATAAAGCTTAAATTGCAAATAAAAATTTACTTAACTCTATAATAACAAATAGAGCATTTTTTTTGTTTTAAATACATAATATTAATTAATATTTTACTAAGGGAAAATTCAAAGGAGAACACTGGATGAAAAAATTAAAGCTTGGACTAGGTACACAGATTCTTATCGGACTTACACTCGGTGTTATAGTGGGTGCTATTTTCTATGGTAACCCAGCAGTTATACCATTTTTACAACCTTTAGGCGATATTTTCATACGTCTAATTAAAATGATCATAGTTCCAATTATATTTTGTGCACTTGTTGTTGGAATTGCAGGTGGAGAAGATGGTAAACAAATTGGTAGATTGGGTTTAAAGACTATAATTTACTTTGAAGTAGTAACTACAGTTGCCATCTTAGTTGGAATATTGGCAGGCAACGTATTCCATCCTGGAACAGGCATAGATATGGCAACACTTGTAAAAACTAACATATCAAGTTATGTTAGTACTACTAAATCCGTTGCAAATCACAGCATGGTAGATATGATTGTAAATATTGTTCCTACAAACATTGTTAGCGCCATGGCTGAAGGCAATATGCTTTCTATCATATTCTTTTCAGTTATGTTCGGATTAGGAATTTCTGCGGTGGGGGAAAAAGCAAAGCCTGTTCTTCGGTTATGTCAAGGGATTTCTGAGGCAATGTTCTGGGTAACTAATCAAGTTATGAAAGTGGCACCAATTGGAGTATTTGGCTTAATGGGCGTGACCGTTTCAAAATTTGGTCTTAAGTCCCTAATTCCTCTTGGTAAGTTAACTTTTACTGTTTATGGCTGTATGATATTCTTCGTTTTAGTAATACTAGGATTAATAGCTAAAATGGTTAGAATAAACATTTTTTCACTAATTAAAGTTCTAAAAGATGAAATTATTCTCGCATATACTACAGCAAGTTCTGAAGCGGTATTACCTAGAGTAATGAACAAAATGGAGAGCTTTGGTTGTTCAAAATCTATTGTATCCTTTGTTATTCCAACTGGTTATTCATTTAACTTAGATGGATCAACATTATATCAATCTATTGCAGCACTATTTATTGCTCAGTTATATGGAGTTCATTTGTCAATATTTGCTCAAATTAACTTAGTGGTAGTTCTTGCAATTACTTCAAAAGGTATGGCAGGTGTAGCCGGAGCATCTTTAGTTGTATTATTAGCTACTCTTGGATCTGTAGGTATTCCATTAGAAGGAGTAGCATTTGTCGCTGGAATTGACCGTATCCTTGATATGGCAAGAACAGTTGTAAATGTAGTTGGTAACTCATTAGCTGCTGTGGTTATGTCTAAATGGGAAGGTAAATACGATGCGGTTAAAGGTGAGAAATATCTAGAAGAAATTAAGAACGGTGTTATTGATTCTAACGAAGCTCAGAGTTTGTAACTTCATTGCTATATTCTAAGTAATGTCTACAATATTATCATTTTTTAATCTCAGATTGAAATATCCTGCATCAATTTTGGTAATATCAATCAAGTTATTTAATAGCCTTAATAGACTTAACAAGCTATTAAGGCTATTTTACTTCATAATATTTCTTAACTTTCACTTTGAGTATAAGGGGCCCGGCCCTTAGGTAAATATGTAAAGTTATTTTAAATCAAATTATCTATACCATTAACCGTAGTTTGTTCATTGTCATTAATAGGAATAACTATGCATTTTTGGCCATTAATTATTTGAGATTTTATTTGAGATACTTTTTCGGGTTTTACTTGTAGTATAACATCATAATCAGGGGTAACATTATTATCTTCTGAATATAGATCTGGAACTTTCTCTAAATTAGTTTCTGAAGTTTCTTCTAAATCAGCTGCTACCGCTTCTTCTAAAACCACATTGTCATCGTTAACTTCTGTAGACAGTTGAATTTCATTATCTATAGTATTATCTTGTTTAACTTGATCAAGTCTTGCCTTAAGTATTTCCACTTCTTTATAAAGGCGTTCTTCCTTTTTTCTTTGCACATTTGCCTTAAGCGCCTTTGTGTCAATTAAATTTTTAGCTAAAGTGTTATCATCACCAAAGTTCTCTACATAGGCATTTTCAATCATAGTAGTAATTTCGCCTGGAACTTCACTTTCTATTAAAAGGTTTTGTATATCCTTCTTTGTTAAGCTTATAGGTTCACTATCTGCATCATCATTTAGCTCATTGTATTCTTCTATCATAGTGCTTAGATTTTCTTGTATATCCATAAAAATCTTATCGCCTTTAATTTCATCTAAGCTAAAAGAATCTTTAATAATTGATTGAAATGTTTCCTTTTGAACCGTAGCCGTTTGTTTTGAGAGGCACCCTAGAACATTTTCCATTAACTCAGTATGTGTATCTTTTGCATTTTTTGTGTAATACATAATAGAGTTAACATCTGCACTACGATCAATAAAAGCAGGAAACACAAAACCATTAGTTGGGGACTCGACTACCCAATCTCTAATACGTGCTTTTATTTTGTTTTCTTCTTCAAAGTATCTAAGACCAGGCTCTGAAAGTGAAACTGGACATATTGCACATAACACGTATTCATATACTTCTTCAGATTCATCTATCTTTA
This window of the Clostridium estertheticum genome carries:
- a CDS encoding DUF4317 domain-containing protein; its protein translation is MRRKDILELKRRFKKEQCTFTKVCGCYVNGEKHTILKFRESFLNLDEEEYFKYLEIAKKVLSGTIGNNILELNFEVNEDFTNERQTSLMQLKNSQLKDDAFLDNLYDLIIDNYDYTGNFLILFYHDAYDVISKTRDNIKIDESEEVYEYVLCAICPVSLSEPGLRYFEEENKIKARIRDWVVESPTNGFVFPAFIDRSADVNSIMYYTKNAKDTHTELMENVLGCLSKQTATVQKETFQSIIKDSFSLDEIKGDKIFMDIQENLSTMIEEYNELNDDADSEPISLTKKDIQNLLIESEVPGEITTMIENAYVENFGDDNTLAKNLIDTKALKANVQRKKEERLYKEVEILKARLDQVKQDNTIDNEIQLSTEVNDDNVVLEEAVAADLEETSETNLEKVPDLYSEDNNVTPDYDVILQVKPEKVSQIKSQIINGQKCIVIPINDNEQTTVNGIDNLI
- a CDS encoding L-2-amino-thiazoline-4-carboxylic acid hydrolase; its protein translation is MGKVEIVHCTIEHHAVLVALFAKYTIERFGEKGKEAIYVGIENYGHERGKRMAKRAIANGDALDFINSQAYSEWAPEKNTMEFAILKTEPELVSAVTKCEWCSSWKKYNLLDYGKYYCINIDDAVFNGFNKNFHMKATSNLSFGADHCEFHWENPMHEEDTIKLAQKRTELGSTCTRDFNFHTAHLLYSMSKTLKDKLGEGGILIISQVVEKYILLFGKEYFDVLKNFK
- a CDS encoding cation:dicarboxylate symporter family transporter; the encoded protein is MKKLKLGLGTQILIGLTLGVIVGAIFYGNPAVIPFLQPLGDIFIRLIKMIIVPIIFCALVVGIAGGEDGKQIGRLGLKTIIYFEVVTTVAILVGILAGNVFHPGTGIDMATLVKTNISSYVSTTKSVANHSMVDMIVNIVPTNIVSAMAEGNMLSIIFFSVMFGLGISAVGEKAKPVLRLCQGISEAMFWVTNQVMKVAPIGVFGLMGVTVSKFGLKSLIPLGKLTFTVYGCMIFFVLVILGLIAKMVRINIFSLIKVLKDEIILAYTTASSEAVLPRVMNKMESFGCSKSIVSFVIPTGYSFNLDGSTLYQSIAALFIAQLYGVHLSIFAQINLVVVLAITSKGMAGVAGASLVVLLATLGSVGIPLEGVAFVAGIDRILDMARTVVNVVGNSLAAVVMSKWEGKYDAVKGEKYLEEIKNGVIDSNEAQSL